TGGGTTAAAATTAAATGGGTCATGAATCAAAGTATTCCATGAATCTGATGATCCCCCACTCTTTTTTTTAACTTCTTTTAAATTTTAAGGTTAAGAAGTGATAATTAAATGATTTAAAGCTTTAATTTTAATATATTCCAATTTTATTGAAAATTTTTAAATTATCAGAAACACAGATCTTTTTTAGTGAAGTTGATAGTTTAAGGGTTTTTTTAGTTATTGGTGCTGTAAATGACTTTATCATTAAATAGATTATTAAAAAATAATTATCAATCAAGTAGAAAGAAATCAACTGCCAATTGTTAAAATAGAAATCCTAAAATGAAAATCAGAAGAATATAAAAAAAGCAGTTCTGGATGGAGTTAAAAAAGCAATGAATCATGGTGTGAATAGAAATGATGTTGTAATTGTACTTCTCGAAGCTCCAAAGAAAAACTGGAGCCTTCAAAATGGTGAACCTGCTGCTTAAGTTTAGTGAGTTCTAAAAATTGTCGAATAATTGATTTTATTGGAGAATTTCGTTTAAATTATGTTAATTATGTAAAAAAAAGATAAAATTAAGTGATCCTGAATATCAGGATCACCTTTCTGACTGTTTTTTAAGGAGGCGGTTTTTACAGCCGTTATTTTGAATCTGGTTGGAATATCCTGTTGGAATTTTTACACTGGAAGAACTTTCCTACCGTACTCTCCGTTTATAACCTCTGCAAGTCCAACGTACACTGCACTGAGTCCTGTGAATATGCCTTCATAGCCTGCAATAACTGTTATGGTATGTATGCCTGTGAGTTCCCCTGCTGTGAGCAGGAAGAACAACACTGCAAGACTTATGAACACTACCTGTAATCCCCTTCCTTTTTTAAGTGTTCCAAAGAACATCACCAGGGTGAAAAGTCCCCACATGAAGAAGTAGGCTGCAAGGGATGTTGGATCAGCTGCCTGGAGTGGTGATTTTCCTGCCACGTTGAAGAAGGTGATTTGGGGCATTATTAAGAGAAGGACCAGTGACCACCAGAATAGGCCGTAGGATCCAAAGGCCACCAGTCCAAAGGTGTTGCCCTTTTTGTACTCCATCCAAGCTGCCATTATCTGGGCTATTCCTCCATAGGCAAATCCCATTGATAGTATCATGCTGTTCAAGGGATAGAACCCTGCATTGTGGAAGTTCAGAAGCACCGTTGTAAGTCCAAATCCAAGTAGTCCCAACGGTGCTGGGTTTGCAGTCATATCCCTGAGTTCTACTCCTTTTTCTTCTACTTCAGTCATGATTTATACCCCAAAGGTCTTTAATTTCATCTCCCGTGATTATATCCTTCCAATATTTACGTTATTCTTCTAGGGTGGATGTGTCTCCCACATCTTCTCCCTGTTCCCTGGCTCGCAGAACCCTTCGCATGATCTTTCCGCTTCTGGTTTTTGGGAGGGTTTCAACCTGCTCAATTTGTCCAAGAACCGCAACTGGCCCAAGTTCGTATCGAACATGTTTTTTCAGGTCTTCTATTAATTTTGTTTTAAGATGGTATCCTTCTTTAAGGATTACAAAGGCTTTTATTACCTGTCCTTTAACTGGATCTGCTTTTCCTATGACTGCTGCTTCTGCAACTGCAGGGTGACTTACGAATGCAGATTCAACCTCTGCTGTACCTACCCTGTGACCCGCAATTTTCAGGACGTCATCGGATCTTCCCTGTATCCAGAAGTATCCATCTTCATCCTTCCTTGCCATATCACCAGCCTTGTAAACACCAGGTATCTGGTTCCAGTAAACCTCTTTGAATCTTTCCTCATCTTCGTAGAGTGTTCTAAACATTGCAGGCCATGGATTTTTTATAACCAGGTATCCTCCCTTTCCAAGGGGTACTGAGTTTCCATCTTCATCCACAATATCTGCATCTATACCTGGAAATGCCATGGTTGCTGAACCTGGTTTTAATGGAGCTGAAGGTAACGGAGATATGAGGTGCATTCCTGTTTCTGTCTGCCACCATGTGTCCATTATAGGTGCCTTTTCTTTTCCAATGTTTTTGTAAAACCACATCCATGCTTCCGGGTTTATTGGTTCTCCAACCGTTCCAAGTATCCTGAGTGATGATAGGTTGTAAAGGCGGGTATATTTGCTTCCAAATCTCATAAGATGTCTTATGGCTGTTGGTGCTGTGTAAAATTTGGTTACACCGTACTTCTCGATTATATTCCACCATATACCTGGATCTGGGTAATCAGGTGCGCCCTCGTAGATCAGGGTTGTGGTTCCAAGGAGTAGTGGTCCATATATTGCGTAGCTGTGGCCTGTGATCCAGCCTATGTCCCCTGTGCACCACCACAGATCATCGTTGTGTATGTCGAATATGTATTTAGTGGTGGTTGCAACTCCAACCATGTATCCTGCTGTTGTGTGGAGAACTCCCTTGGGTTTTCCTGTGCTTCCAGAGGTGTAGAGTATGAAGAGTGGGTCTTCGGAGTCCATTGGTTCAGGTTCGCATTCTGCGGGTTCACCCTCTATGAGCCGTTCATAGAATATCTCCTTTCCACTGAGTTCTGACATTTCTATGGGTGTTCCTGTGTGTTTAACCACAACAACAGTTTCTACAGATGGGCACTGGAGCATTGCTTCGTCTGATATTTTTTTGAGGTCTATGACCTTTCCCCTTCTGAAGGTTCCATCAGCTGTTAATAGAACTTTGGCCTGGGCATCGTTGATTCTTTCAACAAATGCTCCAACACTCAAGCCGGAGTAAACTACGCTGTGTATTGCACCTATTTTGGCGCATGCAAGCATTGAGATGAGAAGTTCAGGGCACATTGGAAGGTACATGGATACTCTGTCCCCTTTTTTCACACCGAGGTTTTTGAATGCATTTGCAAGTTTGTTGACTTCACGGTAGAGTTCGTAGTAGGTTATTTTCCTTTCCTGTCCCCTCTCGTTAGTGTAAAGTATGGCCACCTGATTTCTTTTATCTGTGTCAAGCCATCTGTCAACGGCGTTGTATGTGAGGTTTATCTTTCCGTTGACGAACCATTTGTAGAAGGGTTTGTTGCTTTCATCAAGCACTTCATCCCAGTTCTGGAACCATTCAAACTGTTCTGCCTTTTCAGCCCAGTACTTTTTGAAGTCCTTTCCCTTTTCGAGCTCGGTTTCCCAATTTTTCACATGTGCCCTTTCAACAGTTTCTACACTAGGTTTAAATATACGTTTTTCATCCAAAAGGACATCTGTATCACGCCTCATTTCTCATCCCGCCGTTTAAACTCTATTTTTTAAATTAAAAACCATTTTTTCCATTTAATTTCTCAAAATATTCCTTTTCCATTACTTCTTAAGTTGTTTTTGCTATTTATATTTATCTATTATTAATCATTATAAATAGTGATTAATCATTATAAATATGGTGTTGGGATCGTGTGCACAGTTAAAACCCAATCTTACAATTTTTTGTGATCTAAACCTTCCATGAAACCATCACAGTAACCTGACTTGTAACCTGACTTGTAAACATCCATACATTCAATTGTTTCTGCTTTTGATTCTTTTAGGGATTCTATTTTAACACCACCACAAGAAACCCCTATTAAAGCTGTCATCTCATCACCAGGATCACTGATGGATGTGATGGTAATGCAGCTTTCACTCCCATCATAGGCAAGGCTGCTGGGATTTGAGTTGGAATCAAAGGTTCTTATGTTTAGTTCACCAGGGAAAACATCCCCGGGATCACCCTTGTTCCCGCCATCATCCTTGGCTTTTTCTAACTGCCTCTCTCCATCTGCCTGTTCAAGTGCAACACGAAAATTTGTTGGGTACATGTTGGGGTAACTGTTGTAGATGCTGGTTTCATCCACATGCCATATCAAAAGTCCTTCCCCAGGTATGTACTTATCAAAACCTTTTTTCCGCCTGTTCTCTATTAAAAAGTATTCCTCACCCTTCAAACCATTTGTCCAGAGTCTGTAGATACTCCTAGATCCATCATAGACCTCAGGTATTTTCATCTTTTTAGGGCTTCCTGTAACGTTGGTTGGAACTGTCCATCCCAGTTCAACCTTGCACCATGCACTCAGATGTGCAGGTGTTTTTCCATCGTTGTTCCAGCTGCCAAGCCCCATGAGGCACCAGTCACCGATCCCTGGAGATACCCTGCTCATATCGTAGAGATCTGGAAGTCCCAGCAGATGACCGAATTCATGGCAGAACCCCCCAAGATCGTAAGGGGGAAGTTCTGGAAGTATACAATAATTAACAACCTTAACACCACCAATATTAACTGGATCATGGGTCATACTTTGATGTGAGGCTATGTCCATGGTTGAACCTGTTCTTTCTGCACCCTCACCAGCATGAATAACCACGAGCATCTCAATTACCCCATCACCGTTGTTATCGTAACTTGGAAATTCAAAGTCCCCATTTTTTTCCACAGTTTTCACAAGATCCTCAACCAGTTTCTGGGAATTTTTGGGATAAAAGCCTTTACCACTCATATTATCAGCATAATAGGAGAGATCTTCTTTAGATCTGTACCATTCACTTACTTCTCCTGTTACGTCTAGTTGGCCCCATGATACTTCCCTGTAGTAATCTCTCAAACTACCGTTGGTTTGGGAGTTTTCATTGAAGAGCAGTTCCCTGAAATGCTGGGATTCTGTTTTTGCAGGTTTGTCATTGAAGTCAACAAGTAGAACAAGTGCCCTTTTTTCACCAAGAACCCCTCTGCGCGGTAAATTGGGTCTTGCAAGGGTGTGTTCTCGGAACCTTTCAGGCCTTTCATTCAGTATGTAAAGGGTTCTGGGATCCAGAACATCTGCAGCATCATAGCTCTCTGGATCTGCACCCTCCCTAAGCAGTTTTATGGTTTTTCTCATCTTCGCCTGTAACTTCGGGTGGTAAGGTCTTTGCAGAAAATGATAATTCCCTAACTTCTTGGTAACGATCTTCCTGTCCAACATTTTTTGGTTCGAAATTTTGGATCCAACCATGAGAATCCACCTTTTTAATATATTTTTTATTCCACTTAGTATAAAATTTTTATTACAACTCAGATTAGTGAAAAAATCCATGGATTTAATAAATATCCTTAAAATTTCCTATTTTTTAAAATTAAAAGCCTTAAAAACCTTTTTTAATGGAGGGCCCTTCTGAAGCATAGGAGCATTTCCCCATGTTGTAATAACGAAATATATTAATATAATAATAAATAGAAAGAAGTACAGGTGTTAATATGGAGTTGGATGAAAAAACAAAGGAATATTTGGAAGGTTACAAATCTGGTTACCGCGATGGTTTCAAGCAGGGCATGGATGAAGCAACGGACAGAATAGCAACTGAAATTAAAGAAAGGAAACGCTGGCCCTGATCTTTAATCTCCCAAAGCAAAGATATCACCAAAATTCTTTTATCAAGTTGATTTATTTTTTTAAAACCTTTAAAATGCGATCCACTCCTTAGGTGGGACCCACATTGGTGATTGAAGCTAAATTTAAAATTTCTCCCTTGATCTTAATTATCCTAATCACAGCATCCCTCTTTTTAATTCCAAGTGTCTGCGCAGCCCAAAATCCAAAGGTTTTATTCGATGAAACTGGGCCCTATGGAAAATATTACACCATATATTCAGTTGGACCCTATGGAGCATCTAGTTTTGCAGCTTTACTCCAGAAAGATGGTATGGAAGTTTCAAGGTTAACTGATCCACCTGTAACTTCTGAAAAGCTTAAAGGATACAATGTTTTAGTGGTTATGGCTCCTGAGCGTAACTACACAGATTCTGAGATCACAGCCATCAAGGACTTCGTGAAAAATGGTGGGGGATTACTCCTTTTAGGTGACAACTGGGGAATTGAGGATGGTGATGAAAATTATGCATTCAATAGTCTGGCCCAGAGTTTTGGTGTGAGTTACGCAGATAACCTCGTTGTTGAAGACACACAGCACTACATCCTCTTCTCTGATTATGTAAAAGTTGTGGATGTAAAACCCAGCCCTGTTACTGCAAATGTTTCGGAGTTCTACTATCTGAAGGGCACCTACCTAAAAAATACTGGTTCCTCGGATGTTTTAGCAAGTTCAGATGCAGATTCCTGGGCTGACAGTTACACCCTAACTGAAGAGGGTTTCTCCCAGGATAATCGTGTGAAGGAGTCTGGGGAAGCTTCCGGTCCTCTTTCACTTGTCTCTGCAATGGATTATGGTAATGGAAGGGTGGTATTCATGGGTGCTGTGGGAAGCTACGTGAACTCATGGATCTACAGGACCAACGGGTGGAAACTGGGTTTGAACTCTGTGAACTGGCTTGCAGGACGTCCTGTTCCCTCAGAATATGAGGCTGCAGGTTTGATACCCTACTCAGTTGCAGAAATGGAGTACAAAATAGCATTGATGGTGATCTTAACCCTTGCAATTATCCTTGGAATTGTACTGGCAGCCAGAAGGTATGGAAATGGATTTTCAGGGCAGATAAAAACCATCAAGAACTGGAAGTACAACTCACTCATTGTTGTTAACCTTCTTTTTGCAATTGGGGCTGCCCTGATCTTTATTCCTCCCAATCTGTATCTCTTCGATATTACAAATCCAGATATGTACGATCCCAACTTCGCATACCTCATTATTTCTGTGGTTGCCCTATCCCTGTTCTTCATTGGTGTGGTACTTTACAACCTCCTGGCCAGAAATAGAATGATCCCTGAATATTCTTACATAAACATGGGCATTCTATTATTCTTTGCAGGGCTAACTTTCATATTTGAGGATGTCTTCTTCATCATGGATGTGCAGTTCTACAGCCTCATGAGCCTGACACTTCTCATCCCCCTAATTGTGAATCTATGGATAATAAGAAATTACGGACCAAACCTGGTGATTGAAGGTAAAGAGTTCGATAGGTTGAAAAAGATATCAGTCAAATCACTTCCATATGAACTTCAGCCCCACTACACAAATTCTGCATACATAGGGGAGGGAGGTTTTGGACGTGTTTTCAAAGCAACGGGTAAAAACAACAGGGATGTTGCCATAAAAATACCAAAAAGCTTTGATAAACGATCCGAGAAGACCTTCATCACCGAAGTTTCAAACTGGATACATCTGGATCATCCAAACATAGTGAAGCTCTACGATTTCAAGATCCTTCCAATTCCATACATAGAAATGGAATTTTGTGATGGACGCCTTGAGAAGGGTATGAAAACCAGAGAAGAAGCTATTTACATTGTTTATGAGATTGCGAAGGGTTTGGAGTATGCCCACAGTAAAAATATCATCCATGGTGATGTTAAGTTATCCAATATAATGATCAGGAATGGTGTCTACAAGATATCTGATTGGGGGCTGAGTAAACTTAAGTTAGATGAATCAGTTACCATGTCTGGAGCCACTCCACAGTACGCTGCACCGGAACAGATATCAATAGAATTTGGAAAGGCAGATGAAAGAACAGATATTTATCAGCTTGGAAATGTTTTTTATGAACTTTTAACAGGTAGATTACCATTTGAAGGTGAAATTTCTCAGATATACAATTCCATTCTTCAAACAGAACCAACCTTACCTTCTAAAATAAATTCAAATGCAGAGCCTGTTGAATCCATTGTAATGAAATGCCTCAGTAAGAGGAAGGATGAAAGGTATTCCTCAATGACTGAACTTCTTAAGGAACTCAGGAAACATATGCCCCCTGATGAAACAGCACTGCTCCCCTGAAATTGAAGGTTATCTCATGAATGGGATGATTCTTAGAGATAGTTCAATCAATCACCATTTCTAGGGGTTGTGATGAATTTGAAAGTGGGAAGATTTTCAGGATTAATAAGTGGATTCATAATTTTTTCAATCCTTTTAATTGGCTTAATAAATTCAAATTCAAGTTTTGATGATAGGTTAATTCAAAAGGTTGACAGTGGTGTTCCAGCAGAAGATCTGATATTGGAAATTGAAGAAGAAAGGGAAAATGAGGATCATGATGCGAAAAAACGTTTAGAATCCAATGTGATGGATGTTGGAATGTGGGGGCATGGTGATTTAACATCAGAATATGATTTTAAATATTACATGGACATATACAGTGGAGAAACCCGGATTATAGATGATTACGCAAGGGTGAGAACAGAATTCGTTAAAGGACAGATATCAAAGGAAGAGTTTTTAGATGAAATAGAAGGTTTGGATGAGAATATGGGCTGTATAAAATATTGAAGAATTAGTTTTTTTACTGAAATTTTATTGAATAGTACAAAAAAAATAGTGAATCTAAAAAAATGGGTTTAGAGAAATATTATTTCCCTATTTTACGTGTTTTTACATCATTGGGGGCATTCCGCCCATGCCTTCCATTCCGCCCATGTCAGGCTCTTTTCCGGCACCGGATGATGCTATAACATCGTCGATCCTGAGGATCATTTCAGCTGCTTCAGCTGCAGACTGTATTGCCTGTTTTTTAACCCTTTTTGGCTCGATTACTCCAGCTCTGTACATGTCGCGTACTTCGCCCTTGAACACGTCCAGTCCCATGTACAGGGATTTTTCGTGTGCAGCTCTGAGGTCCACGAGGGAGTCTATGCTGTCGAGTCCTGCGTTTTCAGCCAGGGTTTTTGGTACAACTTCAAGTGCTTCTGCAAATGCAGCTACTGCTAGCTGTTCCCTGCCGCTTATGGTGTCAGCGTACTCTTTTAAGCCTTTGGCTATTGCTATTTCTGCTGCACCTCCGCCTGCTACAACCTGTCCGTCTTCTGCTGTGGATGCTACAACACCTATTGCATCGTCAACTGCTCTTTCGATTTCGTCAACAACGTGTTTGGTTGAACCTCTGATGAAGAGTGTGACTGATTTAGGGTCTTTGCATTCTTCAACGAAGATCATGTCTTCGCCTGAGACTTTTTTCTCTGCAACGGATCCTGCTTCTCCAAGGTCGTTGAAGGTGAGGTCTTCGATGTTGGTTACAACCTTTGCACTGGTTGCCCTTGAGAGTTTTTCTATGTCGGATTTTTTAACTCTGCGGACTGCCATAATTCCTGCTTTTGCAAGGTAGTGCTGTGCCAGGTCATCAATTCCTTTCTGACAGAATAGAACGTTTGCTCCTGCGTCTTCGATCTTGTCCACCATGTCACGGATCATCTGTTCTTCCTGTTCTATGAATGCCTGCATCTGTGCTGGGTCAGTTATTCTGATTTCTGCGTCAACTTCTGTTTCTTTGACTTCTATTGCACTGTTGAGGAGTGCGATTTTACCATCTTCTACTTTTTTAGGCATTCCAGGGTGTACCCTTTCTTTGTCCACAACAACACCGTTAACAAGTGTTGATTCTTCGATGGATGCACCGTCTTTTTTCTCAACTTTTATGTGGTCTGTGTCTATTTCTCCGTCTTCTTCAACCTGTTTAACTGCACCAACTATAAGCTGTGCTAGTGGTTCTCTGGCTTTTTCTGTTCCTTTTCCTGTCATTGCAGTCATTGCAACTTTCAGGAGTGTGTCTCTATCGTCTGCGTCAATTGATATTACGTTGAGGATTTCCTGAGCTTTTTCAGCTGCCTGTCTGTATCCCATTGCAACTATGGTTGGGTGTATATCCTGGTCAAGAAGTCCTTCTGCTTTTTTGAGGAGTTCTCCTGCTATTATAACTGCTGTTGTTGTTCCGTCACCCACTTCATCTTCCTGGGTTTTTGCAACTTCAACAAGCATTTTTGCTGCAGGGTGTTCAATGTCCATTTCTTTAAGGATGGTCACACCGTCGTTTGTCACAACAATGTCTCCAAGTCCGTCCACAAGCATTTTGTCCATTCCTTTAGGACCTAATGTTGTTCTGACAGTCTCTGCAAGTACCTTACCTGCTAATATGTTCATTCTCTGAGCATCTCGTCCGAGGAACCTGTTAGTACCTTCGGGTAATATTAAAACTTGCTGGCCTTGTCCGCCTAATTGTGCCACATTAATCACCTCATTTTTTTATCTTATTCTATCGATGGGTTAGAGGTTCTATAAATAGTTTGCTATTGTGGCTCAATTTGGGATTAAAAATAGGTATTTTACTAAAAATTTAGGTAAAAGATAGTTAAACCATTAGCTCGCTTGGAGTCACAGCTCAAAAAAAAATAAAAATGGGAAATTAAAAGGGTAATTCTTTATATATTCCCTTTAAAGTCCATGAATTAGTATTCCAGTTTCTTATAACTCCAAATGAGTTCATGTTATTTGATGCATCTGCACAGTACCACTTACCATTCACATAGAGCTGAGCCCACACATGACCCATGGTTCCACTTGAAAATTTGCAGGAACCATAGACGTATCGCGCTGGAATTCCAATTGAACGTGCCATTGCAACAATGGCATGTGAAAGATCACAGCAGTTTCCACTTCCAGATGTTAAAGTTCCCAATGCTCCTTTTCTTGTGTTGTAATAAAAACTGTATTCAAGTTTATCCCTTGCCCAGTTGAATATTGCTTCTGCCTTTTCATAGGTTGAAAGGGTTTTCGTCACCAGGGTGTAACTAACCTGAGGTGAATCTATTGTTTCAGAAGAACCAGCTGCTAAACCTGAATCTAGAGAAGAACTTGTGGAACACGTGGCAGTTGAACATGTATCAGTTTCTGCTGATGGAGATTGTGTTGTACAAGAGTTGTTTGTAAGGTTTGTTGTAACGTTGTACACCACAGGTTTTGTTATGTAAGTGGCGAGTGTTTTTACTGTGGAAGAGGTTGACTGACAATTTTTTGCAGGCTGAAGACACTGACTTGGAGAATAATTCGTGACTTTAGGTGTAGAAGTTACTTTATATTTTTTGTAAACATACCGAACCTTGTACACCCATTTATATCTCCATTTACCATGGTATCTGTACTTTTTTTTGTATTTGGTTACCACTTTTACCTTTTTATAGATATAAGTTGCAGCATTAACTGTTTCATGGTTTTCAGCATTGAATTGGGCCGTGTTTTGATTTAAACCTAATTCATTGCTTGTATCTGCTTTAATTTCATTTATATCCAGTGCAAAGGGTAAAATAAAAATGCAAATAACAAATGCAATTAGAAATGAAAAAATTGGCTTTCGCCTAATTTTACCGCCCCCTGACCAAAAAGAGATTTTTTAAACTCTTTAGGTATTTAGAATATTATCAATTCAAAACATATAAATATTTTCTTTTAAACTTGAAAAAAAAGAAATTAGAAATGACCGGATTTCACTTCAAAGTCAGTTTAGGAACTAATTAGAACATTTAACCCGATCAATTAGTCATTAATTTTAGTTTTTAGCAGGTGAAAGTATTATGAAATTTTATTTAATTAGAAAAAAATAGTTATTATCCATTCCATTATAATAACTTCAATAGAATCATATATTACTTTAATTTAGGAGTTTTATGTATAAAAATTGGGTTACAATAAGTTATTTCGAAAAATAAAATATATAACAACTGTTAAATTGTTAGTAAGAGTCGTGAATTAATTTTTTTCCTGAAATTTAAGAAATAAATTCATGTTTTTTTTACTTTTCTATCTTCTTCCAGGAAATTTCACCATCATGATCAATGGATTCAAAGTAACCCTTCCTTTCAAGGTTTCTTAAAGCATGAACAAAGTTTTCCCGGGATAATTCACTGAAACCCACCTTTTTTATGTGTTCGTAAAGATCATCAACACTGCTCTCTCCATCTGGAAGAACCTGGTATATCTGTGACTGGAATGAAGTTATATCCTTTTTGGGTTTGGCTGTGAGTGCTTTGAAGTACTTCCTGGTATTTTCAAGGTCCTTTATCAAATCGTTCTTCTCACGGATCACCTGTTTCAGGTGTTTGATTTCATTTTCCCTTTCAAGGAGCTGTTTTTTAACCTCATCGTTAAGGACCCTCATCTGAATACCCTCTGCATTTCTGGACCTCAAAGATTCCTTCTGACATTTTTTAAGCTCGATCTTGAGCTTGCTGATTTCAAGCAGACATGCCTTAACAAGCTGCCTCAACTGTTCCCTCTCTGTATCCTTTAACAATGGCATTCTTATCACACAACCCATTTATGAAAGATTTTGTTCTTAACCTTTAATATATTCTCCTCAAAGTGGAGCACGATCAATGCACAGAGCACACCAACCAGTGAACCGAACATAACATCCAGTGGGTAGTGCACACCTATGTAGACCCTTGAAAATGCAATGACACCTGCAAGGATCAGGAATAGGTACAGATGTCCGTACTTCACACCCAGCAGGGTGCAGCCTGTGAAAGCTGCAACAGAATGACCTGATGGAAATGAGTGATCAGTCATGGTGGTTAAAAGATGTACGTTGTTCAAAACTGTGAAGGGCCTGGGTCTTGCAACTTCATACTTAATAAATTCTGTGAGAACGTATCCAAATAAAAGGGCAATAATACCCAAAATAGCAACATCCCTCCCCTTTTCTCCCCCGAATATGAAAATACCAACACATACAAGTAACCAGAAAGCATCTGTACCTGCATTTGTCAGTATTGGCATTGTAACGTTGAAGACAGCGTTCTGCAGGCCGTGGTTTATCATGTAAAAGAGTGCCACATCCACGTGGTTGATTGAAACTATAAAACTTTCCAGCATGCCTTTTAACTCCAAAACAGGGATCTTCTATCCATTATATTTTCATCATCCATGATAAAGGTTACATGATTGGGTTGGAATTTTTCCGTGAACATTTATATCTGTAAAGATCATTTGAATTTATTTTTAAAGCTTCGAATCAATTAAAAACCTTAAAATTTCAATATTTTAAATCTCAAATATTTTAAGAATATAGGATTATTAAAATATCTTTTATGATTTTTTAATTAATTTAATGATTTTAAAAAAGTTAATGAAAAAATAGAGGTAAAAAAGAGGGTTACTTCTTCTCTATTTTTATTTTAATTGGGGATTTAATATCCTTCTTCCTCACAACCCATATCGTGACACCCAGCACAATGAGGACAATGAGCCAGACAGGGAAGACGAAGATGGTATCATCTGTTGTTAGGGTTTGGGTTGGGGAGTACCTTCCATATTTTATGGTTGTTTTGGCATCGTAGATACCAAAATCCCAGATACCTGGGGTCCAGCTTGTTTTCATGTAGTACTGGTCATCGGGGTAAACTCCACCGTTGAACGTGACGTTATGACTGTTAAACCATCCTTTTAGGGCTATGTTACCCGTCATGTTGGCGTAGACAGTTCCGTTGTTTTTAACGTGGTAAACGAAGGATCCTGTCATGAAGTTGAAGAGGAATGATGGTGCACTGTGCTCCTTAAGCTGCAGTGACTCTATGATCTGCCCTGGAAGACCCACAGTTATTGGTACAACGATCTCTGGAACCTGCTGAACCTGCATCACAGGTAGATTCTTGTTTGATTGAGCAGTAGTCTGATTTAACGGATATCCCCTTATAACTAGGGCACCCATTGCATCGTAGTAATTCACATTTGAAGGTACATTAACCGTGAACTGAACTTCCTTCTTTTGCTTTGGTGCAAGTAGGAAATTAGTCTGATTAACGGATATCCATGTTGCTATTCCCACATCTGAAAAGAGAAGGTTCACGTTGTCCATCTGAAGCCTCTTCTTATCAATGGTAACGTTCAGAGTATCAGAACCAATGTTCTCCACTGTCAGCGTTCCCTGGTAGGTCTGGGGTGCCGTCATCTTGAGATGAAAACCACCCGGCGATGCCAGAATTCCCGTGGCTGATACTGAACCTAAACTCGTTAACATGACTAAAACTAGAAATATGATGCTGAATCTTTTGATACGTGTCTTTGAATCCATATACTTCCTCCAAACTAGAG
This genomic stretch from Methanobacterium aggregans harbors:
- a CDS encoding acetate uptake transporter: MTEVEEKGVELRDMTANPAPLGLLGFGLTTVLLNFHNAGFYPLNSMILSMGFAYGGIAQIMAAWMEYKKGNTFGLVAFGSYGLFWWSLVLLLIMPQITFFNVAGKSPLQAADPTSLAAYFFMWGLFTLVMFFGTLKKGRGLQVVFISLAVLFFLLTAGELTGIHTITVIAGYEGIFTGLSAVYVGLAEVINGEYGRKVLPV
- the acs gene encoding acetate--CoA ligase, whose product is MRRDTDVLLDEKRIFKPSVETVERAHVKNWETELEKGKDFKKYWAEKAEQFEWFQNWDEVLDESNKPFYKWFVNGKINLTYNAVDRWLDTDKRNQVAILYTNERGQERKITYYELYREVNKLANAFKNLGVKKGDRVSMYLPMCPELLISMLACAKIGAIHSVVYSGLSVGAFVERINDAQAKVLLTADGTFRRGKVIDLKKISDEAMLQCPSVETVVVVKHTGTPIEMSELSGKEIFYERLIEGEPAECEPEPMDSEDPLFILYTSGSTGKPKGVLHTTAGYMVGVATTTKYIFDIHNDDLWWCTGDIGWITGHSYAIYGPLLLGTTTLIYEGAPDYPDPGIWWNIIEKYGVTKFYTAPTAIRHLMRFGSKYTRLYNLSSLRILGTVGEPINPEAWMWFYKNIGKEKAPIMDTWWQTETGMHLISPLPSAPLKPGSATMAFPGIDADIVDEDGNSVPLGKGGYLVIKNPWPAMFRTLYEDEERFKEVYWNQIPGVYKAGDMARKDEDGYFWIQGRSDDVLKIAGHRVGTAEVESAFVSHPAVAEAAVIGKADPVKGQVIKAFVILKEGYHLKTKLIEDLKKHVRYELGPVAVLGQIEQVETLPKTRSGKIMRRVLRAREQGEDVGDTSTLEE
- a CDS encoding M6 family metalloprotease domain-containing protein; amino-acid sequence: MVGSKISNQKMLDRKIVTKKLGNYHFLQRPYHPKLQAKMRKTIKLLREGADPESYDAADVLDPRTLYILNERPERFREHTLARPNLPRRGVLGEKRALVLLVDFNDKPAKTESQHFRELLFNENSQTNGSLRDYYREVSWGQLDVTGEVSEWYRSKEDLSYYADNMSGKGFYPKNSQKLVEDLVKTVEKNGDFEFPSYDNNGDGVIEMLVVIHAGEGAERTGSTMDIASHQSMTHDPVNIGGVKVVNYCILPELPPYDLGGFCHEFGHLLGLPDLYDMSRVSPGIGDWCLMGLGSWNNDGKTPAHLSAWCKVELGWTVPTNVTGSPKKMKIPEVYDGSRSIYRLWTNGLKGEEYFLIENRRKKGFDKYIPGEGLLIWHVDETSIYNSYPNMYPTNFRVALEQADGERQLEKAKDDGGNKGDPGDVFPGELNIRTFDSNSNPSSLAYDGSESCITITSISDPGDEMTALIGVSCGGVKIESLKESKAETIECMDVYKSGYKSGYCDGFMEGLDHKKL
- a CDS encoding DUF4350 domain-containing protein; this encodes MIEAKFKISPLILIILITASLFLIPSVCAAQNPKVLFDETGPYGKYYTIYSVGPYGASSFAALLQKDGMEVSRLTDPPVTSEKLKGYNVLVVMAPERNYTDSEITAIKDFVKNGGGLLLLGDNWGIEDGDENYAFNSLAQSFGVSYADNLVVEDTQHYILFSDYVKVVDVKPSPVTANVSEFYYLKGTYLKNTGSSDVLASSDADSWADSYTLTEEGFSQDNRVKESGEASGPLSLVSAMDYGNGRVVFMGAVGSYVNSWIYRTNGWKLGLNSVNWLAGRPVPSEYEAAGLIPYSVAEMEYKIALMVILTLAIILGIVLAARRYGNGFSGQIKTIKNWKYNSLIVVNLLFAIGAALIFIPPNLYLFDITNPDMYDPNFAYLIISVVALSLFFIGVVLYNLLARNRMIPEYSYINMGILLFFAGLTFIFEDVFFIMDVQFYSLMSLTLLIPLIVNLWIIRNYGPNLVIEGKEFDRLKKISVKSLPYELQPHYTNSAYIGEGGFGRVFKATGKNNRDVAIKIPKSFDKRSEKTFITEVSNWIHLDHPNIVKLYDFKILPIPYIEMEFCDGRLEKGMKTREEAIYIVYEIAKGLEYAHSKNIIHGDVKLSNIMIRNGVYKISDWGLSKLKLDESVTMSGATPQYAAPEQISIEFGKADERTDIYQLGNVFYELLTGRLPFEGEISQIYNSILQTEPTLPSKINSNAEPVESIVMKCLSKRKDERYSSMTELLKELRKHMPPDETALLP